In the genome of Stomoxys calcitrans chromosome 4, idStoCalc2.1, whole genome shotgun sequence, the window CTTTTATTTTGGCCCCTGGGGCCATCGCGAAAGTTCTCAAATGCTTTGTAACTTTAATAAACGAGAGAGTTCAATAAGAGCACGAAAAGTTACAAAACAACCGACTTGAATGCTGCAAAATGTGATGGTAGAGCGAAAGATGATCAACCGCTTAAAACTTAGACACAACCGAGCACTTTGACAGTCAGAACAGAACTGAAGTATGTCCGATGAAAATAGGTCtagctttaataaaatatttcatatgtACAAGACGATGTGCTTCGCTCtttaaatccgaatttaatggctcgatcatatgttttctctttataaaatcagctgataaaagccttaaattcggatttaaggagcagtgtaaacggggtttcaGCTTCACGCCATTTGACATAGAAAAGGAAACCCCTTAtctgctgtgttttattttggttcTATCCGGTGCAATTCAGATATTCTGAATAAAATATCATTGCAAAATTGTactggtaagttatcgataacatgcaaCAAGATGTAATAAGAAACGAATAAACGTGTTTGCaatatatagtactaaaataaaacacagcaattatTGAACTTTAACCCCTTTtatactgctcattaaatccggatttatggccctcgtcagctgattttataaaggggaaACAGATGATCGATCTATTCATTTCGGATTTAAAAGACAGTGTCAAAGGAGTTTTAATATTTAATCGGactcaaatttgtattttattgatTATAACACTGTTTAGTTGCCAATATGTGGAATATcgaatcaaataaaacatcgttTTAAAATAGTAGATAAACCCACATCTGTGTAACAAGCTTTTGACATTTAAAGTttttacaaaatcaaatcaaaaatacaaaaaattgtactcagctttTCGTATGACCTCTCCTTATAAGTGTATTTTATGTTGCTCTAATGACATTAACTCTTAATTTTACCATGGTCGCGTGTAAGTTGACAATTTTGTCATACATGATTAATTAATAATGGatgcaaaattaattaatatatGGATGCAAAAATATCATAAGACAAAACCATATAGTGTGATAGCAACTTAAATGCATTTATCTTGCTGTCAATTATTTGActtaaaatcgattatttcgtTTTTAACCACCAtacaatcaaatatataatcgAAAATCGAATATAAGATCAGATTCATCCATTTGTTCATTTGTTTACAATTAATGTCCCTACGATAATAATATGTTTGAGTCAGATTCAGACGACGAATTCCTCCGTGGATATGATGTATCGTATGATCCAGAACTTTGCGCAGCATCTAAAATGCCgtcattgcaaaaaaacgaTAGCGCCGAGTGTAAAATTAAGTCAGAGGAAAATAATGAATGGGACAACTCAAGTTTGTACGATGTTCCCGCCGCTTGTCTGACccaatcccagattcctaacgTTAATGACGTTCCTCAGAAATATTTAGACTGTCTAATGCAGGAATTTGGGCATACTGGTTTTAGAACAGTACAGTGGACTATCATACGGTCTATTTTGCAAGAAGGACGTGATAACTGCGCAATTATGGCCACAGGATACGGTAAATCGTTGACGTACCAATTTCCAGCCGTTTATCTTGATAAGGTTGCAATTGTTgtaagccccttgatatcccTAATGGAAGATCAAGTAAGAGCTTTAAATTTAACACGCGAACGCGCCTGCTTGCTAGGATCAGCGCAGTCCGACAAAGAGATAGACAGACGTATTCTGAATTTGGACTTCAACTTGGTTTATACCACACCTGAGTATATAACCGGAGAGTCCGGCCTAAGTCTACTTACGGCCTTAGAAAGTAATGTGATATTGTTAGCTGTAGACGAAGCCCATTGTATCTCTCAATGGGGCCATGATTTTCGTTATGCTTATCGAAGATTGAGTGTTCTCCGAAAAACGGTGCCGCATGTGCCAATATTAGCCGTCAGTGCAACTGCAACTTTACAAGTGCGTGATGACATATGTCGTCAATTAAACCTAAGACATCCACAGCTAATGAGTACCGGCTTTGATAGACCAAATTTGGAATTTATTGTGCGCACAAGATCCTCTTTGCGAAACGGACTTGGTGTTTGGCTAGATCTGGGATCGTTTATCTTTCGAGCCTTGAATGATCATGGATCCGTTATTATCTATTGTAATACATGCAAGCAAACTGAGATTGTGGCTAACGAAATAAAGCAGCATGTTCCTTGCAACATTTATCACGGTAAACTTTCAATGAAGGTGAAACATAGAAATCAGCACGAGTTTTCCCGCGATGAGGTTCGGGTTATCGTAGCAACAATGGCTTTTGGCATGGGCATCGATAAGCCAGATGTTCGATTGGTAGTTCATTATGGCGTTCCTAGTGATTTGGAAAGATATTATCAAGAGGTAAGTGAAGAATATAATTCGATTATGTTTAGCAAATGGTAAAGAAATATGTGGAAAATTATGAAAACTTATGAAAATATTACAAttaaattaagtgtgaggcatgtAATTGAGGCAAATATTAAAGCATTTAAAACATCATTAGTACCGAAAGTGGACACTGAGGCGAAATTCAAAACCAATGAACATCGgtcatacttctctcatatcaattagtgctatTCGATTTAAGTCAGTCTAGGTAATAAAAAAGGATATCCTTATCATATGACCTTTTTTATTACCTAGTCTGAACGGCTTGACCTAGATTGAACCACTAACTATTGTAGAACGTTTTATGCGGCTgaatacttcacaaatgttgttgttgtagcaacgtTTTGTTTCCTacctttcgtctgcttggttctgttgaatacccaggaactctgtgacTAAGGTGGGGTGTGTCCAGAGAGATCAGGGTCTGTGACGACTGggaagttaaacaggtgacgtgcgtcgtgtggtccctggtcacaatcgggacacacatcctgaacgttggcatcaatccttgctttgTGGGATtttaggcggctgcatctgccggagcgtaattgaaccagaactactctgatttTCCGAGGGAGGTCAATTGGAGGATAGAtaaaggttaaacagtgccggagatatcactccggcttggggaacttcctgtttcactctacggtgtttcgatttctaatccctaaatttcaaaaaaaaactgacGACCACACAGTTAATTcacaatgtcctcaaatagtttggcatgattGACCGCGTCGAATGGGTGTGTCTGGGCAGTTAAagaggtgacgtgtgtcgtttTGTTCCAGTTCATAATGGGggacacacattctgcacgttggcatcaatccttgctctatagTAGTTGAGGctacatctgccggatcgtaattgagcaaTAATTACACTGGTTTGCCGGAGGAAGTGAagttcttcgggtgcaatgggcggcggttgttctccaaggacaacattcacccggtagccattcaCCGCATTTCCTACCATGTCTGCGTGAATATTGTCCAGACCCGCTTGATTGAGATTCTCGCTGTAGATTAAGGCTTGAGGCCTATCCACACGATTATGATTTGGATGTCCCTGCGATACcggcccagaaggtattgcttggacagcaagTCGTTATGTGTttgcacgggtaggatctttgtcttctgaCGGAGGTTGTCCACGTGAGAACTAAGGAGATAACTCTCGCAGTTCGAATAGctgcattctgacagatctgaatactgccaattgctttgtacgtggtaaCAAAGTTGTATTTGACAATTTTGTTGACCACGTAACaacaagtattttgggaaaattgatggtcggaatcgtttTCCATCGCAgttgtcatcaatgggtgggggcctgatgccatgatcgtaaaatcgtccgcatatgatacgatctcaatgccgtctggagggggtggaaagGAGGATAGATGCATAAATAAGCTCGCAGTCCCggatagaggttaaacagtgacggagatatcacccctcTTGGGGgatctccctgtttcactctacgctcttgacttcttatccctaaactcCTAAGTGGCTGGTGAGCATACAGATTAGTCGCGGACCAGCGTTTCAGGCCAGGCTGGAGGGAGGTGTTGGCCATATTctaaaatagtttggcatgtctGACCATGTCGAATGTCTTCGATATGTCAAATGCCATGAGGCTCCTATCACATTGCTTGGGCTAGACTAAGCAGTCTTCTAAATTAATGCCGAAGCTTGActaatggaaattctccaaggaGGCTCGAGAAGCGTAGTCCCATTATGCATCTTggttactggtgagagaagggtgATTGGTCTGTATGACTACCCTTTAGTCGGGTCCTTCccaggcttcagtagtgggatcactatgcccattttccagacatcgggtactataaggaACTCGACtacaggtagatccagattcttcagcgtCAGAGTAGAGATTACATCGGGGCTCAACGCCTTCGATGACttagcgccacggatgacattcgtctACGGGTTTCCTCCTAGCCTTGTAACTCTCAGGATGCTCAATTAATTGAAGGTTAAACAATCTAGCCCATCTCTTCGGATCATttacagttacgtcgccaaaagtaaTTGAGATCCTTTCATCccttctaccggggttcgagggTTACTTAACAGTGTACCACAGCAAGCCCCAACCGACTATCACGGCACGGGATGAGCACCACATGGGTTGGAATTTttagctccgatttgtgtggtgttcatcgtcataaCGAAAAGCTCAGCTGGGAGCTATCGGCTaccggagtagctgcaattggagtcgcggacaatcagcgatatcgagtagAGTGTCTCAAAGAaaagtcgggcggcaccggctcctgCCTAAATTCTGAGTGCATATGATACTCgacatgacaaggcgagttaatggcgACTGTAAATAACCGATGGTCATAATGTTCCCGCTGCGATCGCTCCTACTGAGCGAAAAGAGCTTGCTCATCTTGGAGCTTGACAACAACAGTTTAAACCAAAAATGCTGtctaaaaaatttcttatttttacatgtgattttttttttttaatctcatctatattgtttttttttttttttgtaacacatTAACTATACATTTCCGACCTCTTTTAGGTGGGTCGTGCTGGACGCGATGGCTTACACTCCAAGTGTGTTCTCTTCTACAATTCTTCCGATTGGAAAACACACCAGCTTCTTCGTGATGGTTCAAATCAACGCCATTTAATGCATCTGGAGAATCTAGCTGTAAAGATGTCTGCTTACACCAAGTTAGCCACTTGTCGAAGAAAATTTATATTAGAATATTTCGATGATGAAGCTGCTTCAACATTACAAACAAGAAAAGACTGCTGTGacaattgtttcagaattgcgAACAAAGTTGATTATGGGAAAATATACGAGGGATTAGACGAGAATGGCATGTTGGATATTACGGAAGACTCAATAGATTTTCTTCTGCTGATAAAAGATTTGAATGGTCGATTTGGTCTGGGCAAGATAATTTTAATACTGAGGGGATCAAAGCGGCAAGAAGTTCCCAAACAATATTACAAGCATCCTTTATTTGGCAAAGGATCATCAAAGTCTGAAGCTTGGTTCAAAATGTTGGCTGAAAACTTACAATCATTAGgttatgttcaaaatgtaactAAGCAGAGTGCTTTTGGAGGTTACTCTTTGTTAGACCTCACCACATTAGCTAAAGATTGGCTAAATGAAACACGATCAAAACGTTCCCCCATTAAAATAGAAGTATATgaagatattttaaaatttttaaaaccgaAAAAGTGTAAATTACCACCAGCTACAATTTCGTTGGGAGCGAAGACAGATTCAGCAAAACAGGAAGATGTCGAACTCATGAAGGCACTTATGAAGTAAGTATATAGTTATTGTTAAACTAGACAAGGTTGAtcatgttttatttatttgtagggTTCGTACCCAAATAGCTACAGAATTGGACGTTATGCCATATATGATAGCTTCAAATATCGCTCTGAATCAAATAAATGAACACAAACCCAAGACAGTGGATGAGATGAAGGCATGCAAGTTGGATGGTTTCTATGAAGCGAAATATATACGTTTTGGAAGTGCATTTGTTAAGTGCGTTTGTGATTATGTCAACGGCACGACTGACACAACAATAAAATGCGAATCCTTACCGAAAGAACAGTTGCAAAATCCCGCAAAAGTAGAACAGTTGCAAAAACCCGCAAAAGTAGAACAAATTCATAAGGAACCAATCAAAGTGGAAAATGCATTGGATTCTTCTCGCAAAAGGCGATTATCCAACGACTTATGGGGCGATGACTCTGAATATGATGATGCCGAATTATCACAAATTGGAGATGAAACAGAAAAAatgctgcaaatttcaaaagaaagtaatagTAATGATGAATCGTTGGAAAGTACAGAATTGGACCTGCTAATAGCCGACATAGAAAAGGTACAAAAGGAAATTGAAAGCGACCAACAAATTAATAGCGCCGCTTCAACAAAATCACCGAATATAAAGGCATCTTCGTTGATAATTCAAAAGCAACCAATTTATCAATACGAAGACAGTTCGGAGAGCTCCGACGACGACAACGGAAATACACCACAGAAAACATCACCAATACCAGTAGTGTTCAAAACTCCAGAAAAACTACATAAATCACCTGTGAAAAGAAGCCGTATATTACCATCTTGGATGAAAAAGAGCCATTAAATTCTGTGAtgtatgaaatttgttttttttttaatacaaataaTTTTCTTTCGTTATTTATAAGTAAAATTTGAGTTCAGACCTTAATAGAAAAAGTTATGGTAACTATTAATCGAAAACCAGTCAATACACGGGGTACAGATTGATACCCCTTGATATCTAATTGGTTgtataaaattggaaaaagaaaaagtgaaaaaagtgCACTTGCAAAAGGCATGTAACCTTATATCATATCAAAAAAGTCCGAAAATGTCAGAAAGTAAAAAATGAAATGtcttgctaaaaattttttgtaaacaatACACCATTAAGACTAGCAATCCTATGGCAGCGGGTTGTACTTtccgaattgacccgatgaagtccttcatcggctagAGTTGCCgactcagtgtacaatacactgctacaataacaaaacGTGTAAGTATATCTAAAGCCATTTtcacgtcatgacattttaaataacTCCTGTTTTTTCTTTGATAAGGGAAGTATTGGTAACGTTTCCGTAGAGGTAGTGTTCTAttggtaccctttctcttggggaagggtagtttaagtaccctttcccttggcggagggtagttttagtatcctttactTTGTGGAAGggaaaactacctttccctacCTTGGGAaaaggcagttttagtaccctttcctttgggaaggttgcttttagtgccctttcccttgGCGGAGGGCAGTTTTAacaccctttcctttggcaaaggttagtatttgtacccttttccttgaggaaggatagttttagtttcctttcccttgggaaagggtagttttagtagtttattttaatttatttcttaatAGTAATACATAGGCCTtctcgacaaaaaaaaatccttggaGAAGGATAGTTATAGtagcctttcccttggggaagggtaattttagtagcctttcccttgggaaag includes:
- the LOC106086389 gene encoding bifunctional 3'-5' exonuclease/ATP-dependent helicase WRN, producing MFESDSDDEFLRGYDVSYDPELCAASKMPSLQKNDSAECKIKSEENNEWDNSSLYDVPAACLTQSQIPNVNDVPQKYLDCLMQEFGHTGFRTVQWTIIRSILQEGRDNCAIMATGYGKSLTYQFPAVYLDKVAIVVSPLISLMEDQVRALNLTRERACLLGSAQSDKEIDRRILNLDFNLVYTTPEYITGESGLSLLTALESNVILLAVDEAHCISQWGHDFRYAYRRLSVLRKTVPHVPILAVSATATLQVRDDICRQLNLRHPQLMSTGFDRPNLEFIVRTRSSLRNGLGVWLDLGSFIFRALNDHGSVIIYCNTCKQTEIVANEIKQHVPCNIYHGKLSMKVKHRNQHEFSRDEVRVIVATMAFGMGIDKPDVRLVVHYGVPSDLERYYQEVGRAGRDGLHSKCVLFYNSSDWKTHQLLRDGSNQRHLMHLENLAVKMSAYTKLATCRRKFILEYFDDEAASTLQTRKDCCDNCFRIANKVDYGKIYEGLDENGMLDITEDSIDFLLLIKDLNGRFGLGKIILILRGSKRQEVPKQYYKHPLFGKGSSKSEAWFKMLAENLQSLGYVQNVTKQSAFGGYSLLDLTTLAKDWLNETRSKRSPIKIEVYEDILKFLKPKKCKLPPATISLGAKTDSAKQEDVELMKALMKVRTQIATELDVMPYMIASNIALNQINEHKPKTVDEMKACKLDGFYEAKYIRFGSAFVKCVCDYVNGTTDTTIKCESLPKEQLQNPAKVEQLQKPAKVEQIHKEPIKVENALDSSRKRRLSNDLWGDDSEYDDAELSQIGDETEKMLQISKESNSNDESLESTELDLLIADIEKVQKEIESDQQINSAASTKSPNIKASSLIIQKQPIYQYEDSSESSDDDNGNTPQKTSPIPVVFKTPEKLHKSPVKRSRILPSWMKKSH